From the genome of Malus domestica chromosome 04, GDT2T_hap1, one region includes:
- the LOC103408616 gene encoding uncharacterized protein, whose amino-acid sequence MARNEEKAQSMLNRFIALKAEEKKKPKERRPYLASECRDLAEASRWRQQIMGEIGRKVAEIQNEALGEHRTRDLNDEINKLIREKVHWERRIVELGGPNYAKNAPNMNRHSEAPNVTDLDGNVEIFIVPYIQTKMA is encoded by the coding sequence ATGGCTCGTAACGAAGAGAAAGCGCAGTCGATGCTCAATCGGTTCATTGCCCTCAAGgccgaagagaagaagaagccaaAAGAGCGACGCCCTTACCTCGCCTCCGAGTGCCGCGACCTCGCCGAGGCCTCCAGATGGCGGCAGCAAATCATGGGGGAGATCGGCCGGAAAGTCGCCGAGATCCAGAACGAAGCCCTCGGGGAACACCGGACCCGCGACCTCAACGACGAGATCAACAAGCTGATTCGAGAGAAGGTACATTGGGAGCGGCGGATTGTGGAGCTCGGAGGCCCAAATTATGCCAAAAACGCCCCTAACATGAATAGGCACTCGGAGGCCCCTAACGTGACCGACCTCGACGGTAATGTTGAGATTTTCATTGTGCCGTACATACAAACTAAAATGGCTTAA
- the LOC103408540 gene encoding histone H2A.1 gives MEATKATKGAGGRRGGERKKSVSKSVKAGLQFPVGRIARFLKKGRYAQRTGTGAPIYLAAVLEYLAAEVLELAGNAARDNKKTRINPRHLLLAVRNDEELGKLLAGVTIASGGVLPNINPVLLPKKTSGSQEGEKAPKSPKAAKSPKKA, from the exons ATGGAAGCCACGAAAGCCACCAAGGGCGCCGGCGGAAGAAGAGGCggagagaggaagaagtcgGTGTCCAAGTCAGTTAAAGCCGGCCTCCAATTCCCTGTCGGCCGTATCGCTCGTTTCCTCAAAAAGGGACGCTACGCCCAGCGTACAGGTACCGGCGCTCCCATTTACCTCGCCGCCGTCCTCGAATACCTCGCCGCCGAG GTGCTGGAATTGGCGGGAAACGCGGCGCGTGACAACAAGAAGACTCGAATCAACCCGAGGCACTTGCTTTTGGCGGTGAGAAACGACGAGGAGCTGGGGAAGCTCCTCGCCGGCGTGACCATCGCAAGCGGCGGCGTGCTCCCCAACATCAATCCAGTCTTGCTTCCGAAGAAGACCTCTGGCTCCCAAGAAGGCGAGAAGGCGCCCAAGTCTCCCAAGGCAGCAAAGTCCCCAAAGAAGGCTTAA
- the LOC103408539 gene encoding autophagy-related protein 18a-like, whose product MAQPQSEQPPSSASDSEPDDSRSPSTHTIPNQNPKLLHLSFNQDHSCFSVATDSGFRVYNCDPVRELFRRDSDQRGVGMVQMLFRYQILALVGGGPDPLYPPNKVMMWDDNESRCIGELSFRSEVRGVRLRRDRIVVVLEHKIFLYNISDLTLEHQIVTISNPKGLCEVSQGSGHPLLVCPGLQKGQVRVDHYGSKRTKFIAAHDSRLACLGLTQDGRLLATASSKGTLVRIFNALDGSLLQEVRRGAERAEIYSLAFSSGAQWLAVSSDKGTVHVFSVKVDSGSLGCERSHRRSASESNLPSPSGISSLSFMKGLSFSGVLPKYFSSEWSVAKYHLQEGLRYIVAFGHQKNTVVILGMDGSFYRCQFDPENGGEMTQIEYYNFLKPEETS is encoded by the exons ATGGCGCAGCCGCAGTCAGAGCAGCCTCCCAGTTCGGCCTCCGATTCCGAACCCGACGACTCCCGCTCTCCCTCCACCCACACGATCCCGAACCAAAACCCCAAGCTCCTCCACCTGTCCTTCAACCAGGACCACAGCTGCTTCTCCGTCGCCACGGACTCCGGATTCCGCGTCTACAACTGCGACCCCGTCCGCGAGCTCTTTCGCCGTGATTCCGATCAGCGGGGCGTCGGAATGGTCCAAATGCTCTTCCGCTACCAAATCCTCGCCCTGGTCGGAGGCGGACCCGACCCTCTCTACCCGCCCAACAAAGTCATGATGTGGGACGACAACGAGTCCCGGTGCATCGGCGAGCTCTCTTTCCGGTCGGAGGTCAGAGGCGTCAGGCTCCGCCGCGACCGAATCGTCGTCGTTTTGGAGCACAAAATCTTCCTCTACAATATCTCCGACTTAACGCTCGAGCATCAGATCgtgaccatctccaaccctaaAGGACTGTGTGAGGTCTCGCAGGGTTCGGGTCACCCCTTGCTGGTGTGCCCGGGGCTCCAAAAGGGTCAAGTTCGGGTCGACCATTACGGGTCAAAGCGGACCAAGTTTATCGCCGCCCACGATTCGAGGCTCGCTTGCTTGGGGCTCACGCAGGACGGCCGGCTCCTCGCTACGGCCAGCAGTAAAGGGACCTTGGTTCGGATTTTCAATGCTTTGGATGGTTCATTACTACAAGAG GTAAGGCGAGGAGCAGAGAGAGCAGAGATTTACAGTCTTGCTTTCTCTTCTGGTGCACAATGGCTAGCTGTGTCAAGTGACAAGGGCACCGTTCATGTTTTCAGCGTTAAGGTTGATTCGGGATCCTTGGGGTGTGAGAGATCACACAGACGCAGTGCATCAGAATCCAATCTTCCTAGTCCATCAGGCATTTCATCCCTCTCTTTCATGAAAG GTTTATCGTTCTCAGGCGTGCTGCCAAAGTATTTCAGCTCAGAATGGTCAGTGGCTAAATATCACTTGCAGGAAGGTTTGCGGTACATTGTTGCCTTTGGCCACCAGAAGAACACAGTAGTGATTCTCGGCATGGACGGAAG CTTCTACCGATGCCAGTTTGACCCCGAAAATGGAGGAGAGATGACTCAGATTGAATACTATAATTTTCTAAAGCCAGAAGAAACTTCCTGA
- the LOC103408538 gene encoding putative protease Do-like 14 produces MNHFLRKFSTPYRIAAIAAAAGSAFLLSDGSRNSDYTASVSITAPLRESLQLPWQTGLLGPLFSVGTSSVPSSDIRKDISGVSPSEEAPKPCCGCLGRDSFARAAAKVGPAVVNISVPEGAYGITPGKSIGSGTIIDEDGTILTCAHTVVDFYGLRASSKGKVHITLQDGRTFEGTVVNADLQSDVAIVKINSKTPLPTAKLGSSRKLQPGDWVIAVGCPLSLQNTVTAGIVSCVDRKSTDLGLGGVRREYLQTDCAINPGNSGGPLVNIDGEVIGVNIMKVYAADGLSFAFPIDSVTKIMEHFKKSGRVVRPWVGLKMVDLTEVIITQLKERDPTFPNVKKGILVPMVTPGSPAERAGFRPGDVVIEFDGNAVGSIKEIIEIMGDRVGVPIGVVVIRARDDIVTLTVIPEESNSDM; encoded by the exons ATGAACCATTTTCTG AGAAAATTTTCAACTCCGTACCGGATTGCCGCCATTGCCGCCGCTGCAGGGTCGGCTTTTTTGTTATCCGACGGCAGCAGAAACTCCG ATTATACGGCATCAGTGTCAATCACTGCGCCATTGCGCGAATCCTTGCAGCTTCCATGGCAAACGGGGCTATTGGGTCCACTGTTTTCTGTGGGAACTAGTTCAGTTCCATCATCAGATATAAGGAAGGATATTTCTGGTGTTTCCCCATCCGAAGAGGCCCCTAAGCCATGTTGTGGATGTTTGGGCAGAGATTCTTTCGCAAGGGCTGCTGCAAAGGTCGGTCCTGCTGTTGTCAACATCTCTGTTCCAGAGG GTGCATATGGGATCACTCCGGGAAAGAGTATAGGCTCTGGGACTATTATTGATGAGGACGGTACAATTTTAACATGTGCTCATACTGTAGTTGATTTTTATGGCCTGAGAGCTTCATCCAAAGGGAAG GTCCATATCACCTTGCAAGATGGTAGAACATTTGAGGGTACCGTGGTCAATGCAGATTTACAATCTGATGTGGCTATAGTAAAGATAAATTCTAAAACCCCACTGCCAACGGCAAAGCTAGGCAGTTCGCGTAAACTTCAACCTGGGGATTGGGTGATAGCCGTTGGCTGTCCACTTTCACTTCAGAATACCGTCACAGCTGGTATTGTAag TTGTGTTGACCGAAAGAGCACTGACTTGGGTCTTGGTGGAGTGCGGAGAGAGTATTTACAGACAGATTGTGCAATCAACCCG GGAAATTCTGGGGGGCCTTTGGTCAATATTGACGGAGAAGTGATTGGTGTTAATATTATGAAAGTCTATGCTGCTGATGGATTGAGTTTTGCCTTCCCAATTGATTCAGTCACCAAAATCATGGAGCACTTCAAGAAAAGCGG GAGGGTTGTTCGGCCTTGGGTTGGACTAAAGATGGTTGATCTCACTGAGGTGATCATCACCCAGCTTAAAGAAAGAGATCCTACATTTCCAAACGTGAAGAAAGGCATTCTTGTGCCAATG GTAACTCCTGGGTCTCCTGCTGAACGAGCCGGGTTCCGTCCTGGCGACGTCGTTATTGAATTTGATGGAAACGCTGTTGGAAGCATCAAGGAG ATCATTGAAATAATGGGGGACCGAGTCGGGGTGCCCATCGGGGTAGTCGTGATACGAGCGAGAGACGATATAGTGACCTTAACAGTGATCCCGGAGGAGTCCAATTCAGATATGTAA
- the LOC103433929 gene encoding PWWP domain-containing protein 1: MNNDIGLDGKSDATEEAAEARARVSPMELDSGSEAGGRSEEDGARVSTESEGGNVDKVMESKGSGIQADRTRVEISFNDDEDDVFDISRVEIDDDSDKSEAHNGEHPSLLSEFDEFVANEKSGMALGTKRALSYGFEVGDMVWGKVKSHPWWPGHIYNEALATSQVRRTRREGHVLVAFFGDNSYGWFDPAELIPFDPHYAEKSRQTNHRGFLKAVEEAVDEANRRCELGLVCKCRNAYNFRKTSVQGYFVVDVPDYEPGAVYSENQIRKARDSFKPIEMLSFVKQLALSPHGDHQKSLSFNKIKATAFSFRKVVFEEYDETYAQAFGAHPGRPSRSLVPAPTRAALSGPLVIAEVLGGQKSATKPMKVKDHSKRDKYLLKRRDEPGNSKTHQTSQGQASSSAPSAVLEGSISVEDENYMLQKRAPDVSGKEAAIIDQATNSSLIPQDVTVDAKPSLAKGRGALQEVKEGEGDGDVGPTATGYVDLLGDGTKQRTIDGTSQPLKQEGEGVIEFKYEESEKLSGSYEKFQQPSSSLKKVEVAYERGVGDPLPIEAKSLGGKKAAGGVKKPKVLKRTAEDLNIDDSMMGDKKKKKRKKQLDAEASARNQQKPLTSGKVLHSGSKAAGNANHVGLAAREDTQVEHKKDVTYSNNLSESVGKLPFCGLENVQLDIPQLVSDLQALALDPFHGIETNSPAIVRQFFLHFRSLVYQKSLVLSPPSETEPVEVRSSKSSSGVKASDISPTEQVRDLSSSKAAKPMFRSDDPTIAGRKRAPSDRQGDIAAKRYKKITDIRTLAAEKKAIQRPPIDSKRIEAKESATPVMRKSLKPGFAKKTDPASKAVEPTMLVLKFPPKISLPSPAELKAKFARFGPMDQSGLRVFWKSSTCRVVFLYKSDAQAAFKFATANSSLFGNFSVRCQIREVGGPEVPELGKGDNPRETPRAKDPSVMQSPALASALRQQQQYQQQAQQSGVQLKSILKKYSGEESAGGQVTGGNGNSKGTARVKFMLGGEETSRTTTSDQFMMPGNRNNNFNKNNSASFVDVDGAPSSTTSTAMDFNTTRNFQKVNPPPTFSSPLPPLLPNPPGPPPQYAKPPPHSNFPQHSELAPPRNTSHNLNAPPTSTVDISQQMLSLLTRCSDVVSNVKGLLGYVPYHPL, from the exons ATGAACAACGATATCGGATTGGACGGGAAATCGGATGCCACTGAAGAGGCCGCGGAAGCTAGAGCTAGGGTTTCGCCAATGGAGCTCGATTCGGGGAGTGAGGCTGGCGGAAGATCTGAGGAGGATGGGGCTAGGGTTAGTACGGAGAGTGAAGGTGGAAATGTGGATAAAGTGATGGAATCGAAGGGTTCTGGAATTCAGGCGGATAGAACTAGGGTGGAGATTTCATTCAATGATGATGAAGACGATGTTTTCGACATTTCGCGGGTCGAAATCGACGACGATTCTGATAAATCTGAGGCTCACAATGGTGAGCACCCGTCTTTGTTGTCTGAGTTTGATGAGTTTGTAGCTAATGAGAAGAGTGGAATGGCTCTCGGGACGAAGAGGGCACTGAGCTACGGGTTCGAAGTGGGTGATATGGTGTGGGGGAAGGTAAAATCTCATCCGTGGTGGCCGGGACACATATATAACGAGGCGTTGGCAACGTCTCAGGTGCGGCGGACACGGAGGGAAGGTCATGTCTTGGTTGCTTTCTTTGGTGATAATAGTTACGGATGGTTCGACCCGGCTGAACTCATACCATTTGATCCCCACTACGCTGAGAAATCTCGGCAGACGAATCACAGGGGTTTTCTGAAGGCCGTGGAGGAGGCTGTTGATGAGGCGAATCGTAGGTGTGAACTTGGTCTGGTTTGCAAATGTAGGAATGCCTATAATTTTCGGAAAACAAGTGTGCAAGGGTACTTTGTTGTTGATGTGCCGGATTATGAGCCAGGAGCAGTGTATTCGGAGAATCAGATAAGGAAGGCGAGGGATAGTTTTAAGCCGATTGAGATGCTGTCTTTTGTAAAGCAGTTGGCTTTGTCACCACACGGTGATCATCAGAAGAGCCTCAGCTTTAATAAGATCAAGGCTACTGCTTTTTCTTTTCGCAAGGTTGTTTTTGAAGAGTATGATGAAACGTACGCTCAGGCATTTGGTGCACATCCAGGACGCCCTTCTCGTAGTCTAGTTCCAGCTCCAACTCGAG CTGCTTTGAGTGGTCCTTTGGTGATTGCTGAAGTTCTGGGAGGGCAGAAGAGTGCCACAAAACCGATGAAAGTCAAGGACCATTCAAAGAGAGACAAATACCTATTGAAGCGGAGAGATGAACCTGGGAACTCGAAAACCCATCAAACTAGCCAGGGCCAAGCTAGTTCCTCAGCCCCATCTGCCGTCTTGGAGGGGTCAATATCAGTAGAAGATGAGAATTATATGTTACAAAAGAGGGCTCCAGATGTATCTGGAAAAGAAGCTGCAATCATTGATCAGGCAACAAATAGCTCTCTCATCCCCCAAGATGTTACTGTTGATGCAAAGCCATCTCTTGCAAAGGGAAGGGGGGCTCTGCAGGAAGtgaaagagggagagggagatggAGATGTAGGTCCTACAGCCACAGGATATGTAGATTTATTGGGGGATGGGACCAAGCAACGTACAATAGATGGTACATCACAACCTTTAAAGCAGGAAGGTGAGGGTGTAATAGAGTTTAAATATGAAGAGAGTGAAAAATTGTCTGGATCATATGAAAAATTTCAACAACCTTCGAGTTCTTTGAAAAAAGTGGAAGTAGCCTATGAACGTGGTGTTGGAGATCCTTTGCCAATTGAGGCAAAGAGTTTAGGTGGTAAGAAAGCAGCTGGTGGAGTGAAAAAACCGAAGGTTCTTAAACGGACTGCGGAGGACTTGAACATTGATGACTCTATGATGGgggataaaaagaaaaagaaaaggaagaaacagTTAGATGCGGAAGCTAGCGCCAGAAATCAACAGAAGCCTCTGACTTCTGGAAAGGTACTGCACTCAGGGAGTAAAGCAGCAGGAAATGCCAATCATGTAGGTTTGGCTGCAAGAGAGGATACCCAGGTTGAACATAAGAAAGATGTCACTTACAGTAATAACTTGTCTGAATCTGTTGGAAAATTACCGTTTTGTGGCTTGGAAAATGTGCAGCTTGATATACCACAACTGGTAAGTGATTTGCAAGCCCTTGCCCTTGATCCTTTCCACGGTATTGAGACAAACAGCCCTGCAATTGTTCGGCAGTTCTTTCTGCACTTCCGGTCCCTTGTCTACCAGAAAAGTTTGGTTCTGTCACCACCCTCAGAGACTGAACCTGTTGAAGTTCGCTCCTCTAAATCTTCATCTGGTGTGAAAGCCTCTGATATATCTCCTACTGAGCAAGTTAGAGATTTATCATCCTCAAAGGCAGCAAAACCCATGTTCAGATCCGACGATCCTACCATAGCTGGGCGGAAACGTGCTCCATCTGACCGTCAAGGAGATATTGCGGCTAAGAGGTACAAGAAAATTACTGATATAAGAACATTGGCTGCAGAAAAGAAGGCTATTCAGAGACCTCCTATAGACTCCAAGCGTATAGAGGCAAAAGAATCAGCAACACCGGTTATGCGGAAGTCACTCAAGCCaggttttgcaaagaaaacggACCCTGCATCAAAGGCAGTTGAGCCCACAATGCTGGTGTTGAAATTCCCTCCCAAAATCTCTCTCCCATCACCTGCAGAACTGAAGGCAAAGTTTGCCCGATTTGGGCCTATGGACCAGTCCGGTCTCCGTGTCTTTTGGAAGTCCTCGACATGCCGGGTTGTCTTTCTGTACAAATCTGATGCACAAGCAGCATTTAAGTTTGCTACCGCAAACAGCTCCCTTTTCGGCAACTTTAGTGTGAGGTGTCAAATTCGAGAAGTGGGTGGTCCTGAAGTTCCAGAGTTAGGCAAGGGTGACAATCCCAGGGAGACGCCACGGGCTAAGGATCCATCAGTTATGCAATCACCAGCATTGGCATCGGCACTCAGACAGCAGCAGCAGTATCAGCAGCAGGCTCAACAGAGTGGAGTGCAGCTGAAGTCGATTCTGAAGAAGTATTCAGGCGAGGAGTCAGCAGGAGGGCAGGTGACCGGTGGGAATGGAAATAGTAAGGGGACTGCGCGTGTAAAATTCATGTTGGGTGGGGAAGAAACTAGTAGGACTACTACTTCTGATCAATTCATGATGCCTGGTAATAGAAATAACAACTTCAACAAGAACAACAGTGCTAGTTTTGTGGACGTCGACGGTGCACCGTCTTCTACTACTTCCACTGCTATGGATTTTAATACAACTAGGAACTTTCAAAAGGTCAATCCTCCTCCAACTTTTTCATCACCACTGCCTCCTCTCCTCCCTAATCCTCCCGGCCCACCTCCACAATATGCCAAACCCCCACCCCATAGCAATTTTCCGCAGCATTCCGAACTGGCACCACCCAGAAATACTAGTCACAATCTTAACGCACCACCCACAAGCACTGTCGATATTTCGCAGCAGATGCTTAGCTTGTTGACTAGGTGCAGCGACGTTGTATCCAACGTGAAGGGCTTGCTCGGCTATGTGCCTTACCATCCTCTCTGA
- the LOC139195091 gene encoding uncharacterized protein has protein sequence MERLFGEQWKALGIYDAILLSSMEIVPDKELLQAALCFWCSATNTMVLPLGPIGLTILDITAILGTSATGIPVDATLSGHPSNIDLKTLFDRRASETLNRDGHIPSKEDIQKLHKNFCSRPLRKTEAVAAATAGKKSVVAQKDKPAGRAVMIKRPRQEAEPAVKPSPPAKRVKQMAKKGAREIHVISSHTTTPSASPSPAAGHSGVEKQPALAAETAPARPASVAGASIVPPSIEKAPVSQQAVSTTEGTSPKNPTPSVLVLEESEGSDEVPLAHRPHTRRQPPPVSEMAVQTGPSSANRGKRTVEEPTPVAEPLVPSQDQDVPASSEAAAPVGPSAADRGKRLLEEPEATAESPVHPQDQGFHIPPQEVTSAFVSTFNCLLLIAFLL, from the exons atggaacgactcttcggcgagcaatggaaggcccttggcatctacgacgccatcctcctttCGTCTATGGAAATTGTCCccgacaaggagcttctccaAGCCGCTCTGTGCTTCTGGTGCTCAGCCACCAACACAATGGTCCTTCCTTTGGGTCCCATTGGTCTCACCATCCTGGATATCACTGCCATTCTGGGGACTTCGGCGACCGGGATCCCTGTCGACGCGACCCTCTCTGGGCATCCGTCGAATATCGACCTGAAAACGCTCTTCGACCGTCGGGCCTCCGAGACCTTGAACCGTGACGGTCATATCCCGTCGAAGGAAGATattcagaagctccacaagaacttct GTAGTCGGCCTTTGAGAAAGACGGAGGCAGTTGCCGCTGCCACGGCcgggaaaaaatcggtcgtggccCAAAAGGACAAACCCGCTGGTAGGGCCGTGATGATcaaacggcctcgccaagaGGCCGAGCCGGCTGTCAAGCCTTCCCCGCCTGCTAAGCGGGTTAAACAAATGGCGAAGAAAGgtgcacgggagatccacgttatctccagtcacacgacgactcccagtgcttcCCCTTCTCCCGCCGCCGGTCATTCTGGGGTCGAGAAACAGCCGGCTTTGGCCGCAGAGACGGCCCCAGCGCGGCCTGCCTCTGTGGCCGGCGCATCAATTGTCCCTCCCTCTATCGAGAAGGCACCTGTCTCACAACAGGCGGTTTCTACGACCGAGGGAacctctcccaagaatccaaCGCCCTCGGTCCTCGTGttggaagagagtgaggggagcgacgaggtcccgctggcgCATCGTCCTCATACTCGTCGACAACCTCCTCCAGTATCCGAGATGGCGGTTCAAACCGGCCCCTCCTCGGCTAATCGTGGCAAGCGCACGGTCGAGGAACCGACCCCGGTGGCCGAACCTCTCGTTCCTTCTCAGGACCAGGACGTCCCTGCCTCCTCTGAAGCAGCTGCGCCAGTCGGCCCATCggcagccgaccgtggcaaacggctgctcgaggaacccgaggccACGGCGGAATCGCCGGTCCATCCTCAAGACCAAGGCTTCCACATTCCTCCACAAGAGGTTACCTCGGCTTTTGTAAGTACCTTCAATTGTCTCCTCCtgattgcttttctgctttag
- the LOC103433930 gene encoding protein SRC2: MDCRPLEVIIDSANDIKDVNLFSKMDVYAAVSVAGDPRNKKQKNKTPVVKDGGTNPKWTSYPIRFTVDEAALLNNRLTLNIKLVSERTLGDTKIGKVKIPLKELLDTMSGGDDQKKQIKHVSYGLRSSSGRPKGTVNFGYKFGDKFSVPVPVQRKVHEPVMAYPTGQPGSSSGYPPAGAYPPAQAYPYPPPPHQQPGYAYAPPPQAGYGYPPQPGYGYPPQQVVHPQKPKRGGGGNMAMGVGAGLLGGLLIGDMIGDVGEMGAYDAGYDAGVGDDFGGGFDF, encoded by the coding sequence ATGGATTGCAGGCCTCTGGAGGTAATCATCGACTCGGCCAACGACATCAAGGATGTCAACCTCTTCTCCAAGATGGACGTCTACGCCGCCGTTTCGGTCGCCGGCGACCCGCGCAACAAGAAGCAGAAGAACAAAACCCCCGTCGTCAAGGACGGAGGCACCAACCCCAAGTGGACCAGCTACCCCATCAGGTTCACCGTCGACGAAGCCGCCCTCCTCAACAACCGCCTCACCCTCAACATCAAGCTCGTCTCCGAACGCACTTTGGGAGACACCAAGATCGGCAAGGTCAAGATCCCGCTCAAGGAGCTACTAGACACCATGAGCGGCGGCGATGATCAGAAGAAGCAGATCAAGCACGTCAGCTACGGCCTCCGATCGTCGAGCGGAAGGCCCAAGGGGACCGTCAATTTCGGGTACAAATTCGGTGACAAGTTTTCGGTTCCGGTTCCAGTGCAGAGGAAAGTCCACGAGCCCGTGATGGCATACCCGACCGGACAGCCCGGGTCAAGCTCCGGGTACCCGCCCGCGGGTGCCTACCCACCTGCCCAAGCTTACCCATACCCGCCACCGCCTCATCAGCAACCGGGTTACGCGTACGCTCCACCGCCACAAGCCGGGTACGGATACCCGCCTCAGCCGGGGTACGGGTACCCGCCGCAGCAAGTTGTGCACCCGCAGAAGCCTAAGAGGGGCGGAGGAGGGAACATGGCGATGGGTGTGGGAGCTGGGTTGCTGGGTGGATTGTTGATCGGGGATATGATTGGGGATGTCGGTGAGATGGGCGCTTACGATGCTGGGTACGATGCTGGGGTCGGTGATGACTTTGGTGGTGGCTTTGATTTctag